A DNA window from Enterobacter asburiae contains the following coding sequences:
- a CDS encoding MFS transporter, which yields MTQTSPRKALQRRLWALFMFFFIPGLLMASWATRTPAIRDILSVSTAEMGIVLFGLSIGSMSGILCSAWLVKRFGTRAVIRTTMCFAVFGMGILSVALWCASPVLFALGLTVFGGSFGSAEVAINVEGAAVEREMNKTVLPMMHGFYSLGTLAGAGVGMALTATGVSANLHILLAALVCIIPILTGIRAIPDGTGKNSADEHHSAEKGLPFYRDFQLMLIGVVVLAMAFAEGSANDWLPLLMVDGHGFSPTSGSLIYAGFTLGMTVGRFTGGWFIDRYSRVAVVRASALLGGLGIAMIIFVDVDWIAGVSVILWGLGASLGFPLTISAASDTGPDAPTRVSVVATTGYLAFLVGPPLLGFLGEHYGLRSAMLVVLGLVIIAALVARAVAKPETNQTTLEKGYER from the coding sequence ATGACGCAGACCTCTCCCCGTAAAGCCCTACAGCGACGCCTGTGGGCGCTGTTTATGTTCTTCTTTATTCCCGGCCTGCTGATGGCCTCCTGGGCCACGCGCACCCCCGCCATTCGCGATATTTTGTCCGTTTCTACCGCCGAGATGGGCATCGTGCTGTTCGGCCTGTCGATAGGCTCCATGAGCGGCATCCTCTGCTCCGCGTGGCTGGTAAAGCGCTTTGGTACGCGAGCGGTGATCCGCACCACCATGTGCTTTGCCGTGTTCGGGATGGGCATATTAAGCGTGGCGCTGTGGTGTGCCTCGCCGGTGCTGTTCGCCCTGGGCCTGACGGTATTTGGCGGCAGCTTCGGTTCGGCGGAAGTTGCCATCAACGTGGAAGGGGCGGCGGTCGAACGTGAGATGAATAAAACCGTGCTGCCGATGATGCACGGTTTTTACAGCCTCGGCACGCTGGCCGGTGCGGGCGTGGGGATGGCGCTGACGGCCACCGGCGTAAGCGCGAATCTGCATATCCTGCTGGCGGCGCTGGTGTGCATCATTCCGATCCTGACCGGTATCCGGGCCATCCCGGACGGCACCGGTAAAAACTCCGCTGACGAACATCACTCGGCCGAAAAAGGACTGCCCTTCTACCGCGACTTCCAGCTGATGCTGATCGGCGTGGTGGTGCTGGCGATGGCGTTCGCGGAAGGTTCCGCCAACGACTGGCTGCCGCTGCTGATGGTGGACGGTCACGGCTTTAGCCCGACCTCCGGCTCGCTGATTTACGCCGGGTTTACGCTGGGGATGACCGTCGGGCGCTTCACCGGCGGCTGGTTTATCGACCGCTACAGCCGCGTGGCGGTGGTGCGCGCCAGCGCCCTGCTGGGCGGCCTGGGTATCGCGATGATCATCTTTGTGGACGTGGACTGGATTGCGGGCGTTTCCGTGATCCTCTGGGGACTGGGGGCATCACTTGGCTTCCCGCTGACCATTTCCGCCGCCAGCGACACCGGCCCGGATGCCCCGACGCGCGTCAGCGTGGTGGCAACTACCGGTTATCTCGCCTTCCTGGTCGGGCCGCCGCTGCTCGGCTTCCTCGGCGAGCACTACGGGCTGCGCAGCGCCATGCTGGTGGTGTTAGGGTTGGTCATCATCGCGGCGCTGGTGGCGCGCGCGGTGGCAAAGCCGGAAACGAATCAAACGACACTGGAGAAGGGATATGAGCGTTAA
- a CDS encoding Cof-type HAD-IIB family hydrolase: protein MSVKLIAVDMDGTFLSDAKTYNRPRFLAQYARMKAQGIRFVVASGNQYYQLISFFPEIAHEIAFVAENGGWVVSEGEDVFNGELPKAHFETVANVLNEVPGIEIIACGKSSAYTLKCYDEGFKDIAAKYYHRLEMVSDFDNLNDIFFKFGLNVSDDEIPRIQALLHEKLSDIMVPVTTGHGSIDLIIPGVHKANGLRILQKRWGIDDSEVVAFGDSGNDVEMLRQSGFSFAMANARPHIKAAARFEAPHNNDEGVLNVIEKVLNGEAPFN, encoded by the coding sequence ATGAGCGTTAAACTGATCGCCGTCGACATGGATGGTACTTTTCTGAGCGATGCCAAGACCTATAATCGGCCGCGCTTTCTGGCGCAGTACGCCCGCATGAAGGCGCAAGGCATTCGCTTCGTGGTCGCCAGCGGCAACCAGTATTACCAGCTGATCTCCTTTTTCCCGGAGATAGCGCATGAAATCGCGTTCGTCGCCGAAAACGGCGGCTGGGTCGTGAGCGAAGGTGAAGACGTCTTTAACGGCGAACTGCCGAAAGCCCATTTCGAGACCGTCGCGAACGTGTTAAACGAGGTTCCGGGCATTGAGATTATCGCCTGCGGGAAAAGCAGCGCGTACACGCTGAAATGCTATGACGAGGGCTTTAAGGATATCGCGGCGAAGTATTACCACCGCCTCGAAATGGTCAGCGATTTCGATAACCTGAACGATATTTTCTTTAAGTTCGGGCTTAACGTGTCTGATGATGAAATTCCGCGAATTCAGGCGCTGCTGCATGAAAAGCTGAGCGACATCATGGTGCCCGTCACCACCGGTCACGGCAGTATCGATCTGATTATCCCCGGCGTGCACAAAGCTAACGGTCTGCGGATCCTGCAAAAGCGCTGGGGCATTGACGATAGCGAAGTGGTGGCCTTCGGCGACAGCGGCAACGACGTGGAGATGCTGCGCCAGTCCGGGTTCAGCTTTGCGATGGCGAATGCCAGACCGCATATTAAAGCGGCCGCGCGTTTTGAAGCGCCGCACAATAACGATGAAGGCGTTTTAAACGTGATTGAGAAGGTGTTGAACGGGGAGGCACCGTTTAATTGA
- a CDS encoding metalloregulator ArsR/SmtB family transcription factor translates to MLHPLQLFKTLSDETRLAIVMLLREAGELCVCDLCSATTESQPKVSRHMALLRESGLVIDRREGKWVHYRLSPNMPAWAATVIDNSWNCLREETRMKLKNRLSGSC, encoded by the coding sequence ATGCTCCACCCACTCCAGCTCTTTAAAACCCTCTCCGACGAAACGCGGCTCGCCATCGTCATGCTGCTCCGCGAAGCGGGCGAGCTGTGCGTCTGCGATCTCTGCTCCGCAACCACCGAGTCGCAGCCTAAGGTCTCCCGCCACATGGCGTTGCTGCGCGAGTCCGGGCTGGTTATCGACCGTCGCGAGGGGAAATGGGTCCATTACCGTTTGTCTCCCAACATGCCTGCATGGGCGGCAACCGTTATCGACAACAGCTGGAACTGCCTGCGGGAAGAGACGCGCATGAAGCTTAAAAACCGACTTTCAGGCTCGTGCTAG
- the deoR gene encoding DNA-binding transcriptional repressor DeoR, with the protein METRRDDRIAQLLQALKRSDKLHLKEAANLLGVSEMTIRRDLNSESAPVVLLGGYIVLEPRSASHYLISDQKTRLVEEKRKAARLAASLVQPHQTLFFDCGTTTPWIIEAIDSSIPFTAVCYSLNTFLALQEKPECRVILCGGEFHASNAIFKPLNLQDTLSNLCPDIAFYSAAGVNVRQGATCFNLEELPVKHWALSAAQYHVLVVDHSKFGKVRSARMGELAQFDAIVSDCRPDDEIVAHAKAQQVKLMY; encoded by the coding sequence ATGGAAACACGTCGCGATGACCGCATTGCTCAGCTGCTACAGGCGCTGAAGCGCAGCGATAAGCTGCATCTTAAGGAAGCCGCCAACCTCCTCGGCGTCTCAGAGATGACCATTCGTCGGGATCTGAACAGCGAAAGCGCGCCCGTCGTGCTGCTCGGCGGGTATATTGTGCTTGAGCCGCGTAGCGCCAGCCATTATCTGATCAGCGACCAGAAGACGCGCCTGGTGGAAGAGAAGCGCAAAGCCGCCCGGCTTGCGGCCTCACTGGTACAGCCGCACCAGACGCTGTTTTTTGACTGCGGAACCACCACGCCGTGGATTATCGAAGCCATCGACAGCAGCATCCCTTTTACCGCCGTGTGCTACTCCCTGAACACCTTTCTGGCGCTTCAGGAGAAACCCGAGTGCCGGGTGATCCTCTGCGGCGGCGAGTTTCACGCCAGCAACGCCATCTTTAAGCCGCTCAACCTGCAGGACACGCTCAGCAATCTCTGCCCGGATATCGCGTTTTATTCCGCCGCAGGCGTCAACGTGCGTCAGGGTGCGACCTGCTTTAACCTGGAAGAGCTGCCGGTGAAACACTGGGCGTTAAGCGCGGCCCAGTATCATGTGCTGGTGGTCGATCACAGCAAGTTTGGCAAGGTGCGTTCGGCAAGAATGGGTGAGCTGGCGCAGTTTGACGCCATCGTCAGCGACTGCCGCCCGGACGACGAGATCGTGGCCCACGCGAAGGCGCAGCAGGTGAAGTTAATGTATTAA
- a CDS encoding TetR/AcrR family transcriptional regulator has translation MSRPPNDPNRREKILQATLDTIAEHGIHAVTHRKIATCAGVPLGSMTYYFDGMEPLLEEAFTWFTRQMSQQYRDFFAGVTGPEMACESITTLIHSSQVTTPHNMALMYQLYAFMHRSAALKTVMQDWMKMSQTTLEQWFDPVTTRALDAFIEGMTLHYVTDRAPLTREEVRAMVGRIAGEGGR, from the coding sequence ATGAGCAGACCACCGAACGATCCGAATCGCCGGGAGAAGATCCTGCAGGCAACGCTCGATACCATTGCCGAGCACGGCATTCACGCCGTCACGCACCGTAAAATCGCCACCTGCGCGGGCGTGCCGCTGGGGTCGATGACCTACTATTTCGACGGCATGGAGCCGCTGCTGGAGGAGGCCTTCACGTGGTTTACCCGGCAGATGTCGCAGCAGTACCGGGATTTCTTTGCGGGCGTCACCGGGCCGGAAATGGCGTGTGAATCCATCACCACGCTGATCCACAGCTCGCAGGTGACCACGCCGCACAACATGGCGCTGATGTATCAGCTCTACGCCTTTATGCACCGCAGCGCGGCGCTCAAAACGGTGATGCAGGACTGGATGAAAATGAGCCAGACCACGCTGGAGCAGTGGTTCGACCCGGTTACCACCCGCGCCCTGGACGCGTTTATCGAAGGGATGACGCTGCACTATGTCACCGACCGGGCGCCGTTAACCCGGGAGGAGGTCCGGGCGATGGTGGGGAGAATTGCGGGCGAGGGCGGCCGCTAG
- a CDS encoding phosphatase PAP2 family protein: protein MALTSSRSELSNLQTNKTKRLYRLPTRFYGYQLFVLIALAVVFTWLSRSEALDRWITGFWYDAATQSFPLQKDHLLDLLNHRLAKYIAIGSGAVALFYGAYKRNARLVTAALLMGVGALVVGVLKSVSHHSCPWDLVEYGGKAMSYPLFSAVPADSGPGRCFPGGHASSGFMVMGLFFAFWRERPRLAWCFVALGVVLGLAMGYGQVMRGAHFFSHNLWAGWWVWFSQVVVYGLISIRFAKE from the coding sequence ATGGCACTCACCTCCAGCCGTTCAGAATTGTCTAACTTACAGACAAATAAGACAAAACGACTTTACCGCTTGCCGACCCGCTTTTATGGTTATCAGCTTTTCGTACTGATTGCCCTTGCCGTGGTCTTTACGTGGCTATCGCGCAGTGAAGCGCTCGACAGATGGATCACCGGCTTTTGGTATGACGCGGCAACGCAGAGCTTTCCGCTGCAGAAGGACCACCTGCTGGATCTGCTGAACCACCGCCTGGCGAAGTACATCGCCATCGGCTCAGGTGCCGTAGCGCTGTTTTACGGCGCCTACAAGCGCAACGCAAGGCTGGTGACGGCGGCGCTACTGATGGGCGTTGGCGCGCTGGTGGTAGGCGTGCTGAAAAGCGTGAGCCATCACAGCTGCCCGTGGGATCTGGTGGAATATGGCGGTAAGGCTATGTCTTATCCCCTGTTCAGCGCCGTCCCTGCTGACAGCGGTCCGGGGCGCTGTTTTCCCGGCGGTCATGCATCCAGCGGCTTTATGGTGATGGGGCTGTTTTTTGCCTTCTGGCGCGAGCGTCCGCGTCTCGCCTGGTGCTTCGTCGCGCTGGGCGTGGTGTTAGGTCTGGCGATGGGCTACGGCCAGGTCATGCGCGGGGCGCATTTTTTCTCTCACAACCTGTGGGCCGGGTGGTGGGTCTGGTTTTCCCAGGTGGTGGTCTACGGACTTATTTCCATCCGGTTTGCTAAAGAGTGA
- the ybjG gene encoding undecaprenyl-diphosphate phosphatase, whose protein sequence is MLENLNYQLFYLINATPASPEWTIDFATFLAKDLISIVPALAAILWLWGPRSQVKAQRQLVIKVAMALGVSVLLSYILGHAFPHDRPFVDHVGYTFLHHAPDDSFPSDHGTVIFTFALAFLFWHRLWSGAVLMVAALAIAWSRVYLGVHWPLDMVGGFLVGLIGCVSAAILWSLFGEALYRTLSSLYRAIFAIPIRKGWIRD, encoded by the coding sequence ATGTTAGAGAATCTGAATTATCAGCTGTTTTATCTGATCAACGCCACGCCAGCCTCGCCTGAGTGGACGATCGATTTTGCCACCTTTCTGGCAAAAGATCTGATCAGTATCGTGCCTGCACTGGCTGCGATTCTCTGGCTGTGGGGTCCCCGCAGCCAGGTGAAGGCGCAGCGCCAGCTGGTGATTAAAGTCGCGATGGCGCTCGGGGTAAGCGTACTGCTGAGCTACATTCTGGGTCACGCCTTCCCGCACGATCGTCCTTTTGTCGATCATGTCGGCTATACCTTCCTGCACCACGCGCCGGATGACTCGTTCCCGAGCGATCACGGAACGGTGATCTTTACCTTCGCGCTGGCTTTCCTGTTCTGGCATCGCCTGTGGTCCGGCGCTGTCCTGATGGTGGCGGCCCTGGCAATCGCCTGGTCTCGCGTTTACCTGGGCGTTCACTGGCCGCTGGATATGGTGGGCGGTTTCCTGGTGGGGCTGATTGGCTGCGTGAGCGCGGCTATCCTGTGGAGCCTCTTTGGCGAAGCGCTTTACCGCACGCTGTCTTCGCTTTATCGCGCCATTTTCGCTATCCCGATCCGCAAAGGCTGGATACGTGACTAA
- the arsC gene encoding glutaredoxin-dependent arsenate reductase has translation MSHITIYHNPACGTSRNTLEMIRNSGTEPEIILYLETPPSRDKLTTLIAEMGISVRDLLRKNVEPYEQLGLADDKFTDDQLIDFMLQHPILINRPIVVTPLGTRLCRPSEVVLDILPDAQKGAFTKEDGEAVVDASGKKISPK, from the coding sequence ATGAGCCACATCACCATTTATCACAACCCGGCCTGCGGAACCTCGCGCAACACGCTGGAGATGATCCGCAACAGCGGCACGGAGCCAGAGATTATCCTTTATCTGGAAACCCCGCCGTCGCGCGATAAGCTGACCACCCTGATTGCCGAGATGGGCATTTCAGTGCGGGATCTGCTGCGTAAAAACGTGGAGCCCTATGAACAGCTCGGCCTTGCCGACGATAAGTTCACCGACGACCAGCTTATTGATTTTATGCTGCAGCACCCGATCCTGATTAACCGTCCGATCGTGGTGACGCCGCTGGGTACCCGCCTGTGCCGCCCGTCTGAAGTCGTCCTCGACATCCTGCCGGATGCGCAGAAAGGGGCGTTTACGAAAGAGGATGGCGAAGCCGTCGTGGACGCCAGCGGCAAAAAAATCTCGCCAAAGTAA
- a CDS encoding arsenic transporter, producing the protein MFLAGAIFLFTLVLVIWQPKGLSIGWSATIGAVLALASGVIHINDIPVVWNIVWNATATFIAVIIISLLLDESGFFEWAALHVARWGNGRGRLLFTYIVLLGAAVAALFANDGAALILTPIVIAMLLALGFSKQATLAFVMAAGFIADTASLPLIVSNLVNIVSADFFKLGFSEYASVMIPVDIAAIAATLVMLHLFFRKEVPPEYDLAKLREPARAIHDLPTFRTGWIVLLLLLVGFFVLEPLGIPVSAIATVGALILFAVAKRGHAINTGKVLRAAPWQIVIFSLGMYLVVYGLRNAGLTDSLTGVLDSLAGHGLWATTLGTGFITAFLSSIMNNMPTVLIGALSIEGSTATGLIKEAMIYANVIGCDLGPKITPIGSLATLLWLHVLAQKNMTITWGYYFRTGIVMTLPVLFVTLAALALRLSFTL; encoded by the coding sequence ATGTTTCTGGCAGGGGCTATTTTTCTGTTTACGCTGGTACTGGTCATCTGGCAGCCCAAAGGGCTCAGTATCGGCTGGAGCGCGACTATCGGTGCCGTACTGGCGCTGGCCAGCGGCGTGATTCACATTAACGATATTCCGGTCGTGTGGAATATCGTCTGGAACGCCACGGCAACGTTCATTGCCGTCATCATCATCAGCCTGCTGCTGGATGAGTCCGGCTTTTTCGAGTGGGCGGCGCTGCACGTTGCCCGCTGGGGGAACGGTCGCGGGCGATTGCTGTTTACGTATATCGTGCTGCTGGGCGCAGCCGTGGCGGCGCTGTTTGCCAATGACGGTGCGGCGCTGATCCTGACCCCTATCGTGATCGCCATGCTGCTGGCGCTGGGGTTCAGCAAGCAGGCCACGCTGGCGTTTGTGATGGCGGCGGGCTTCATCGCCGATACCGCCAGCCTGCCGCTGATTGTGTCCAACCTGGTCAACATCGTGTCGGCAGACTTCTTTAAGCTGGGGTTCAGCGAATACGCCTCGGTGATGATCCCGGTAGATATCGCCGCGATTGCCGCAACGCTGGTGATGCTGCATCTGTTCTTTCGCAAGGAAGTCCCCCCGGAATATGACCTGGCAAAACTCCGCGAGCCCGCGCGGGCCATTCACGACCTCCCGACGTTCAGAACGGGCTGGATCGTCCTGCTGCTGCTTCTCGTCGGTTTCTTTGTGCTTGAACCTCTCGGCATTCCGGTCAGCGCCATCGCGACCGTCGGCGCGCTGATTTTATTCGCTGTCGCAAAACGCGGACATGCGATAAACACCGGAAAAGTGCTGCGCGCCGCGCCGTGGCAGATCGTTATCTTTTCGCTGGGGATGTATCTGGTGGTGTATGGCCTGCGCAATGCCGGGCTGACGGACTCTCTCACAGGCGTACTGGATAGCCTGGCCGGACACGGGCTGTGGGCCACCACGCTGGGAACCGGGTTCATCACCGCGTTTCTGTCATCCATAATGAACAATATGCCCACCGTGCTGATTGGCGCGCTCTCCATCGAGGGCAGTACGGCGACAGGTTTGATCAAAGAAGCGATGATTTACGCCAACGTGATTGGCTGCGATCTGGGGCCGAAAATCACGCCTATCGGCAGCCTCGCTACCCTGCTCTGGCTCCACGTGCTGGCGCAGAAAAACATGACGATCACCTGGGGCTACTATTTCCGGACGGGCATCGTTATGACGCTGCCGGTCCTGTTTGTGACGCTCGCCGCGCTGGCGCTACGTCTCTCCTTCACACTGTAA
- a CDS encoding MFS transporter has product MLNRSSSGSRLGRQALLFPLCLVLYEFSTYIGNDMIQPGMLAVVAQYNAGIEWVPTSMTAYLAGGMFLQWLLGPLSDRIGRRPVMLTGVVWFIVTCLATLLAQNIEQFTLLRFLQGVSLCFIGAVGYAAIQESFEEAVCIKITALMANVALIAPLLGPLVGAAWVHVAPWEGMFVLFALLAAFAFFGLHRAMPETATRIGEKLSLKELGRDYKEVLKNGRFVAGALATGFVSLPLLAWIAQSPVIIISGEKLSSYEYGLLQVPIFGALIIGNLVLARLTSRRTVRSLIIMGGWPIAAGLILAAVATVASSHAYLWMTAGLSLYAFGIGVANAGLVRLTLFASEMSKGTVSAAMGMLQMLIFTVGIEVSKHAYAMGGNGLFSLFNLANGALWVGLMVVFLKDKLVGNALQP; this is encoded by the coding sequence ATGTTAAACCGTTCTTCTTCTGGTTCACGTCTGGGTCGTCAGGCGTTGCTTTTCCCTCTGTGTCTGGTGCTCTACGAATTCTCTACCTATATCGGCAACGATATGATCCAGCCCGGTATGCTGGCCGTTGTGGCGCAGTACAACGCGGGTATTGAGTGGGTGCCGACCTCCATGACCGCCTATCTGGCCGGCGGCATGTTTTTACAGTGGCTGTTAGGCCCGCTGTCGGATCGTATTGGCCGTCGTCCGGTGATGCTGACGGGCGTGGTGTGGTTTATCGTCACCTGTCTCGCCACGCTGCTGGCGCAAAACATTGAACAATTTACCCTGCTGCGCTTCCTGCAGGGGGTGAGCCTGTGCTTTATCGGCGCCGTGGGGTATGCCGCCATTCAGGAGTCGTTTGAAGAGGCGGTGTGTATCAAAATTACCGCGCTGATGGCGAACGTGGCGCTGATCGCCCCCTTACTCGGGCCGCTGGTGGGTGCCGCGTGGGTGCACGTTGCGCCGTGGGAAGGGATGTTTGTGCTCTTTGCGCTTCTCGCCGCCTTCGCGTTCTTTGGCCTGCACCGGGCGATGCCGGAAACGGCCACCCGCATCGGCGAGAAACTCTCGCTGAAAGAGCTGGGTCGGGATTATAAAGAAGTGCTGAAGAACGGCCGCTTTGTGGCGGGCGCGCTGGCGACCGGGTTCGTTAGCCTGCCGCTGCTGGCGTGGATCGCGCAGTCGCCGGTCATTATCATCAGCGGTGAAAAGCTCAGCAGCTACGAGTATGGCCTGCTGCAGGTGCCGATCTTTGGCGCGCTGATTATCGGGAACCTGGTGCTGGCACGCCTGACGTCACGCCGCACCGTGCGTTCACTGATTATCATGGGCGGCTGGCCGATTGCGGCAGGGCTGATTCTGGCTGCAGTGGCGACCGTCGCGTCATCCCACGCCTACCTGTGGATGACGGCGGGGCTCAGCCTCTATGCCTTCGGAATTGGCGTGGCCAACGCCGGGCTGGTACGCCTGACGCTGTTTGCCAGCGAGATGAGTAAAGGCACGGTGTCAGCGGCGATGGGAATGCTGCAGATGCTGATTTTTACCGTCGGTATTGAAGTGAGCAAGCATGCCTACGCGATGGGCGGCAACGGGCTGTTCAGCCTGTTTAACCTCGCCAACGGCGCGCTGTGGGTTGGCCTGATGGTGGTGTTCCTGAAAGATAAACTCGTCGGGAACGCCCTGCAACCATAA
- a CDS encoding SDR family NAD(P)-dependent oxidoreductase, which yields MGFKNKTAVIFGGSGAIGSSVAHALAREGADVYLAARDHARLEQVASRIRAAGGSASTFVFDALEESSLLPDLARIDIVVNATGFMHDQGKRLEALTLDEFRQGFDPFLAAYFNIAKAVSPRMGGEHGGVIITVVAPAANMTIAGHLGHIVGCAGTEALTRALAAELGTHNIRVLCVRSHAIADAVQAGSYVGAIFAARAQAMGITVEQFLSGAAQSTLTRRLPTLAQVADTITFLASDAAGAMTGTTVNMTAGAT from the coding sequence ATGGGCTTTAAGAACAAAACCGCCGTTATCTTCGGCGGAAGCGGCGCCATCGGCAGTTCAGTGGCGCACGCTCTGGCGCGTGAAGGGGCGGATGTGTACCTCGCCGCACGCGACCACGCCAGGCTGGAGCAGGTCGCCAGCCGTATTCGCGCCGCCGGAGGGTCTGCCAGCACGTTTGTTTTCGATGCGCTCGAGGAGTCCTCGCTGCTCCCCGACCTTGCCCGCATTGATATCGTCGTCAACGCCACGGGCTTTATGCACGATCAGGGCAAACGCCTTGAGGCGTTAACGCTCGATGAGTTCAGGCAGGGTTTTGATCCCTTCCTGGCCGCCTACTTTAACATTGCGAAAGCCGTGTCGCCCCGCATGGGCGGCGAGCATGGTGGAGTCATTATTACCGTCGTCGCGCCTGCCGCGAACATGACGATCGCGGGCCACCTCGGGCATATCGTCGGCTGCGCGGGAACGGAAGCCTTGACCCGGGCGCTGGCGGCGGAGCTGGGGACACACAATATTCGCGTACTGTGCGTGCGTTCGCACGCGATAGCAGACGCTGTGCAGGCGGGTTCGTATGTGGGAGCCATTTTCGCCGCCAGGGCGCAGGCGATGGGGATTACGGTTGAGCAGTTTCTCAGCGGTGCCGCGCAAAGCACCCTGACGCGTCGCCTGCCGACGCTGGCACAGGTGGCAGACACGATTACGTTTCTGGCCTCAGATGCGGCAGGCGCTATGACGGGAACCACCGTCAATATGACCGCGGGCGCAACCTAG
- a CDS encoding aspartate:alanine antiporter, translated as MNINVADLLNGNYILLLFVVLALGLCLGKLRLGSVQLGNSIGVLVVSLLLGQQHFSINTDALNLGFMLFIFCVGVEAGPNFFSIFFRDGKNYLMLALVMVGSALLIALGLGKLFGWDIGLTAGMLAGSMTSTPVLVGAGDTLRHSGMAGAQLSTALDHLSLGYALTYLIGLVSLIVGARYLPKLQHQDLQTSAQQIARERGLDTDSKRKVYLPVIRAYRVGPELVAWADGKNLRELGIYRQTGCYIERIRRNGILANPDGDAVLQMGDDIALVGYPDAHARLDPSFRNGKEVFDRDLLDMRIVTEEIVVKNHNAVGRRLAQLKLTDHGCFLNRVIRSQIEMPIDDNVVLNKGDVLQVSGDARRVKTVADRIGFISIHSQVTDLLAFCAFFIVGLMIGMITFQFSNFSFGIGNAAGLLFAGIMLGFLRANHPTFGYIPQGALNMVKEFGLMVFMAGVGLSAGSGIGHSLGAVGWQMLVSGLIVSLVPVVICFLFGAYVLRMNRALLFGAMMGARTCAPAMEIISDTARSNIPALGYAGTYAIANVLLTLAGTLIIIIWPGLG; from the coding sequence TTGTTAAATGGGAATTACATCCTGTTATTATTTGTGGTACTGGCGCTGGGCCTCTGCCTGGGTAAATTGCGCCTGGGTTCAGTTCAACTTGGTAATTCCATTGGCGTTTTAGTCGTCTCCTTATTATTAGGCCAGCAGCACTTCAGCATTAACACGGACGCGCTCAACTTAGGCTTTATGCTGTTTATTTTTTGTGTTGGCGTGGAAGCGGGACCGAACTTTTTTTCAATTTTCTTCCGCGACGGCAAAAATTATCTGATGCTGGCGCTGGTGATGGTTGGCAGCGCGCTGCTGATCGCGTTAGGGCTGGGTAAACTGTTTGGCTGGGATATCGGGTTAACGGCCGGTATGCTGGCAGGCTCCATGACCTCCACCCCCGTGCTCGTGGGTGCCGGTGATACCCTGCGCCATTCCGGCATGGCCGGCGCGCAGCTTTCTACCGCCCTCGACCACCTGAGCCTGGGCTATGCCCTGACCTATCTGATTGGTCTGGTGAGCCTGATCGTCGGCGCGCGCTACCTGCCAAAACTTCAGCACCAGGATCTGCAGACCAGCGCCCAGCAAATCGCGCGCGAGCGCGGTCTCGATACCGATTCCAAACGTAAAGTCTATCTCCCGGTGATCCGCGCCTATCGCGTTGGGCCAGAGCTGGTGGCATGGGCTGACGGCAAAAACCTGCGCGAGCTGGGGATTTATCGCCAGACGGGCTGCTATATCGAACGTATCCGCCGCAACGGCATTCTGGCGAACCCGGACGGCGACGCGGTGCTGCAGATGGGCGACGACATCGCGCTGGTGGGTTACCCGGACGCCCACGCCCGTCTCGACCCGAGCTTCCGTAACGGCAAAGAGGTGTTCGATCGCGATCTGCTCGACATGCGTATCGTCACCGAAGAGATCGTGGTGAAAAACCATAACGCCGTGGGCCGCCGCCTGGCGCAGCTGAAGCTGACCGACCACGGCTGCTTCCTCAACCGCGTGATCCGCAGCCAGATTGAGATGCCGATCGACGATAACGTCGTGCTCAACAAAGGCGACGTTCTGCAGGTCAGCGGCGACGCGCGTCGCGTGAAAACCGTTGCCGACCGCATCGGCTTTATCTCCATTCACAGCCAGGTCACCGACCTGCTGGCCTTCTGCGCCTTCTTTATCGTTGGCCTGATGATCGGGATGATCACCTTCCAGTTCAGCAACTTTAGCTTCGGCATCGGTAACGCCGCCGGGCTGCTGTTTGCCGGGATCATGCTGGGCTTCCTGCGAGCCAACCACCCAACCTTCGGCTACATTCCGCAGGGCGCGCTGAACATGGTGAAAGAGTTCGGTCTGATGGTGTTTATGGCGGGCGTCGGCTTAAGCGCGGGAAGCGGCATCGGCCACAGCCTGGGCGCCGTTGGCTGGCAGATGCTGGTTTCCGGACTTATCGTCAGCCTGGTGCCGGTGGTGATCTGCTTCCTGTTCGGCGCCTACGTGCTGCGCATGAACCGCGCCCTGCTGTTCGGGGCGATGATGGGCGCACGTACCTGTGCGCCGGCCATGGAAATCATCAGCGACACCGCGCGCAGCAACATCCCGGCGCTGGGGTATGCGGGCACGTACGCTATCGCTAACGTGCTGCTGACCCTGGCGGGTACGCTGATCATCATCATCTGGCCCGGACTCGGATAA